The Mercurialis annua linkage group LG2, ddMerAnnu1.2, whole genome shotgun sequence genome contains a region encoding:
- the LOC126669642 gene encoding uncharacterized protein LOC126669642, which produces MPSRLLPSPFTILNLTLILCSLPSLALASCRASCGTINIHYPFGVDDGCGAPQFRGMFNCTSNDLFFTTPSGSYKVQRIDYEKKTMEIYDPAMSTCSILQPHHDFVMTEVQSFIIPPTSDTVFALLNCSIDSPVLNHYKNLCFDFSGHSCDELYGSCNAFRVFHLLTNSSPPCCFTGYDTVKYMSMNILDCTHYTTVVNTDNLKGVGPLDWVYGIKLSFNMPETGCERCSQSGGTCGYDTETEGMLCLCSASSNSTRECASGSITAGIESNHLTWRFFNALVGVLCVLSL; this is translated from the exons ATGCCCTCTCGGTTGCTACCATCACCATTTACCATACTCAATCTTACACTCATATTATGTTCACTGCCATCTCTTGCTCTCGCTTCTTGCAGAGCCTCTTGCGGCACCATCAACATACACTACCCATTCGGTGTCGACGACGGCTGCGGAGCGCCGCAGTTTCGCGGGATGTTCAACTGCACCAGCAATGACTTGTTCTTCACAACACCTTCAGGTAGCTACAAAGTGCAGCGTATCGACTACGAAAAGAAAACAATGGAAATTTATGATCCTGCAATGTCTACATGCTCTATTCTCCAGCCTCACCATGACTTTGTGATGACAGAGGTGCAATCTTTCATAATCCCTCCGACTTCAGACACTGTGTTCGCTCTCTTAAATTGCTCGATAGACTCGCCGGTTCTTAACCACTACAAGAATCTCTGCTTCGATTTCTCCGGTCATTCTTGCGACGAGCTTTACGGCTCATGCAATGCGTTCAGAGTTTTTCATTTGCTCACCAATAGTTCGCCGCCGTGCTGTTTTACTGGCTATGATACTGTGAAGTATATGAGTATGAATATCTTGGACTGCACGCATTATACTACGGTGGTCAACACTGATAATCTGAAGGGTGTTGGTCCGTTGGATTGGGTATATGGGATTAAATTGTCGTTTAACATGCCGGAAACTGGATGTGAACGGTGCTCGCAGTCTGGTGGTACGTGTGGATATGACACTGAAACGGAAGGAATGCTCTGTCTTTGCTCTGCTTCCAGTAATTCTACTAGAGAATGCG CTTCAGGAAGTATCACTGCTGGTATTGAAAGCAACCATCTTACCTGGAGGTTTTTCAATGCATTGGTTGGTGTTTTGTGTGTACTCAGTTTGTAA
- the LOC126667219 gene encoding probable inactive DNA (cytosine-5)-methyltransferase DRM3, which produces MGKYDNGGSSSNHVEFSLETIIPKPEGFDFNLPSDDIIYPTQLRENAAASSSAINVRSYLTEMGFLPSLVDKVIEENGDENVDLLLEVLIECSARQNSRSSDSLDTLFNNKDSSKPPEYSTFVQTKEEPDVFEFDDGKRVSLLQMNFSAEEVDFALATLGVDAPVDEIVDFITAAQAAANFDVETDEVLEHGAEKNEDISNEILYGTMQTTLKLLEMGFSESEISLAIERFGSEVPVVELANSICAEQVGEKYVIKVKSSSKHFRMNSSHDTREIGNDQSRHSYGSENREEIHRGKRPKQEYSGGYSNTEKGHFGFEENYGEEPKPVYTADLSFSVEPPWMEEKPDTETDRFGIPREPTFKPRKSLSHMVAKPPYFLYGSVATISLNTWGKISQFLYGVEPEFVDTRFFSALSRKEGYVHNLPIENRFHILPRPPMSIEHAMPQTKKWWPPWDTRKQLSYINFETNAVSQLCDRLGTMLTESRGLISDQQKRDILQYCHKLNLIWVGLHKMRPIEPEHLELILGYPLNHTETGEGSLKKRLHTLRYSFQIDTLAYHLSVLKSMFAEGITVLSLFSGIGGAEIALHRLGIHMKGVVSVETSETKRKMLRTWWRNSGQTGELEQFEDIKKLTTSRIDRLAEKFGGFDLIICESPCTSSSDNPEIEQVGDAPSGFDMIKYCEFVRVLQLVRNLV; this is translated from the exons ATGGGAAAGTATGACAATGGTGGGAGTTCATCAAATCATGTTGAATTTAGTCTTGAAACCATAATCCCAAAACCTGAGGGTTTTGACTTCAATTTGCCTTCTGATGATATCATCTACCCTACACAACTAAGG GAGAATGCTGCTGCTAGTTCATCTGCAATAAATGTGAGATCTTACTTGACGGAGATGGGATTCCTACCGTCTCTTGTTGATAAAGTCATTGAAGAAAATG GTGACGAAAATGTTGATTTGTTATTGGAGGTTCTCATTGAATGCTCT GCTCGCCAAAACTCTCGGTCATCAGATTCTTTGGATACCTTGTTTAATAACAAGGATTCGAGCAAGCCTCCTGAATATTCCACATTTGTTCAAACAAAAGAG GAGCCAGATGTATTTGAATTTGACGATGGCAAAAGGGTATCACTACTTCAGATGAATTTCTCTGCAGAGGAAGTTGATTTTGCATTGGCAACGCTTG GTGTGGATGCTCCAGTTGACGAAATAGTGGACTTCATTACTGCTGCCCAAGCAGCTGCAAATTTTGACGTGGAAACAGATGAAGTGCTTGAACATGGTGCAGAAAAAAATGAG GATATTAGCAATGAAATTCTGTATGGGACCATGCAAACAACCCTTAAATTGCTTGAAATGGGTTTCTCAGAGAGTGAAATTTCATTAGCAATTGAGAGGTTTG GTTCAGAAGTTCCAGTTGTAGAGTTAGCTAATTCAATTTGTGCAGAACAAGTTGGTGAGAAGTATGTTATCAAAGTTAAG TCTTCCTCAAAACATTTCAGAATGAATTCTTCGCATGATACGAGGGAGATTGGAAATGACCAAAGTCGTCACTCATATGGTAGTGAAAACCGGGAGGAAATTCACAGAGGAAAAAGGCCAAAACAAGAGTATAGTGGAGGCTATTCTAATACCGAGAAAGGACATTTTGGTTTTGAGGAAAATTATGGAGAAGAGCCAAAACCGGTATATACTGCTGACTTGAGCTTCTCTGTTGAACCACCTTGGATGGAAGAAAAACCTGACACAGAAACCGATAGATTTGGAATTCCAAGAGAACCAACGTTTAAACCACGCAAGAGTCTTAGCCACATGGTAGCAAAACCTCCATATTTTTTATATGGAAGTGTTGCTACCATATCTTTGAACACTTGGGGAAAAATATCTCAGTTTTTGTACGGTGTTGAGCCGGAATTTGTAGATACCCGGTTCTTCTCTGCATTGAGTAGGAAAGAAGGCTATGTGCACAATCTTCCAATCGAAAATAGGTTTCACATCCTTCCGAGACCACCAATGTCCATAGAACATGCAATGCCACAAACAAAGAAATGGTGGCCACCATGGGATACTAGGAAACAGTTAAGTTATATCAATTTTGAAACTAATGCCGTATCTCAACTTTGTGATAGGCTTGGGACCATGCTAACAGAGTCTCGGGGATTGATTTCTGATCAACAAAAGAGAGACATTCTCCAATATTGCCATAAACTAAATCTCATATGGGTTGGTTTGCACAAAATGCGCCCCATAGAGCCGGAGCATTTGGAACTCATTCTGGGTTACCCATTAAATCACACTGAGACTGGCGAGGGTAGTTTAAAAAAAAGGCTTCATACACTCAGATATAGCTTCCAAATTGACACTCTGGCTTATCATCTCTCTGTATTGAAGTCTATGTTCGCCGAAGGAATAACAGTACTGTCACTTTTTAGTGGAATTGGTGGGGCAGAAATTGCCTTACACCGCCTCGGGATTCATATGAAGGGTGTTGTCTCAGTGGAAACTTCTGAAACAAAGCGAAAGATGCTGAGAACGTGGTGGCGTAATAGCGGACAAACAGGAGAGTTGGAGCAGTTTGAAGACATTAAGAAGCTAACAACTAGCAGAATTGATAGATTGGCTGAGAAATTTGGGGGTTTTGATTTGATCATCTGTGAGAGCCCATGTACGAGCTCTTCAGACAATCCTGAAATTGAACAGGTGGGTGACGCACCATCGGGCTTTGACAtgattaagtattgtgaatttGTTCGTGTTCTGCAACTAGTAAGGAATCTAGTCTAA
- the LOC126667218 gene encoding uncharacterized protein LOC126667218 isoform X1, which produces MEVQIAQLINDSFNPDVNVVRTATEALDRLSLLPHFPYSLLSVASGGQDQGQRIGAATYFKNFTRRSINKDDPNSKVSKEFKEQLLRTLLQVEASVLKVLVEVFRIIVVAEFVENDFWPELVPDLQSAISNSNLINDNASSQWNTINALTVLCALVRPFQYFLNPKVAKEPVPPQLELITKEILVPILSVFPRLVEKALSSISSMELELEKSLLLICKCTHLTVRSHMPSALVHSVPSFCRNLTGLLDSLSFDCGVTPEDGHLLRLKTGKRSLLIFSALVTRHRKYSDKLMPDIINCALRIVKNSTNISKLDFPSERIISLAFDVISHILETGPGWRLVSPHFSSLLDSAIFPALVLNGKDISEWEEDSEEFIRKNLPSELEEISGWREDLFTARKSAINLLGVISMSRGPPTATSWNGSVTSSKRKKGEKNKRDNQRYFMGELLVLPYLSKYPIPSDVNALKEGIVNDYFGVLMAYGGLQDFLKEQKPGYVIPLVRSRLLPLYTVPLTSPYLVAAVNWIIGELASCLPEEMKEDIYTSLLKALAMPDNENIPCHPVRVSAAGAISELLENEYLPPKWLPLLQVVISRIDMEEEETSILFQLLSSMVEAGDENVADHIPYMVSSLAGLLSKFIHPGLESWPQVLEKGFAALAVMAQSWENAVPEDSEQIGSSSKGKWVSGQATIGIALSALLQQTWLMPMQPVDQNDQVSPTPTCMDDLSTLLRSVIVSVTGSDVMLQLKLSELILAWADLIADWHAWEESEDLSIFDCIREVVNLNSKYGLKDFVSRQMPSPPAPPVPLQSIIEGIGAFISEAIRQYPSATWRACSCVHMLLHVPCYPTETEVKQSLSVYFCQAAFSHFKEVQSKPCPLWKPLLLVISSCYLCYPDIVERILEKDVKGGFRIWGSALASVCTGSFEPGLLAKSEIKLAVMTLAKIIEQLLGQENSGGLLSECFNSLMEASVRLKEVQEETEDEEDNGEAEGEEEEDEDEDDDYDDEDSEEDEHEETEEEFLERYAKAAVALDNGLEVEEGDLEDQEHDIELGVLEKVDEKKMICSMTERSRHFLSQGLAHGLSKQITTDFLSAFPECSKFFFY; this is translated from the exons atggagGTTCAAATTGCTCAGCTGATAAACGACTCGTTCAATCCCGATGTCAACGTCGTTCGCACGGCTACTGAAGCGCTAGATCGCCTCTCTCTCCTCCCTCACTTCCCCTACTCCCTCCTCTCAGTTGCCTCAG GAGGTCAAGATCAAGGTCAAAGAATCGGTGCTGCTACATATTTTAAGAATTTCACTAGAAGAAGCATCAATAAGGATGATCCTAATTCAAAAGTTAGTAAAGAGTTTAAGGAGCAGCTTTTGAGAACTTTACTTCAAGTGGAAGCTTCAGTTCTAAAAGTCTTAGTTGAAGTG TTTCGAATCATTGTTGTCGCTGAGTTTGTTGAGAACGATTTTTGGCCTGAACTTGTACCTGATTTGCAATCTGCTATTAGTAATAGTAATCTTATTAACGATAATGCAAGTAGTCAGTGGAATACTATTAATGCGCTCACAGTTCTTTGTGCTCTGGTCAGACCTTTCCAG TATTTTCTGAACCCCAAGGTTGCTAAGGAGCCAGTGCCGCCGCAGTTAGAGCTAATCACCAAAGAGATTCTTGTGCCCATCTTATCTGTATTCCCTCGCCTCGTTGAAAAG GCATTATCTAGCATCAGTAGCATGGAGCTGGAACTGGAAAAGAGCCTGCTTCTTATATGCAAATGCACACACTTAACT gtTAGGTCACATATGCCATCTGCATTAGTACATTCTGTACCCTCATTTTGCCGGAATTTGACCGGGCTTCTTGATTCCTTGAGCTTTGATTGTGGTGTTACTCCAGAAGATGGCCACCTGCTAAGACTAAAGACTGGAAAAAGGAGTTTGCTCATATTTTCTGCTCTAGTTACCAGACATCGCAAATATTCTGACAA GTTAATGCCAGACATCATTAACTGTGCTCTGAGGATTGTAAAAAATAGCACAAATATCAGt AAGCTTGATTTTCCGTCGGAGAGGATTATTTCACTGGCTTTTGATGTAATTTCCCATATTCTGGAGACGGGCCCG GGATGGAGATTGGTTTCACCCCATTTCTCGTCTTTGTTGGACTCTGCAATCTTCCCAGCGCTAGTCCTGAATGGAAAG GATATTTCAGAATGGGAAGAAGATTCTGAAGAGTTCATACGAAAGAATCTTCCGTCAGAACTT GAAGAAATTTCTGGGTGGAGGGAGGATCTGTTCACAGCTAGAAAGAGTGCAATAAACCTGCTTGGTGTTATTTCAATGTCAAGG GGGCCTCCCACAGCAACCTCTTGGAATGGTTCAGTCACATCCTCTAAACGTAAGAAGGGTGAAAAGAACAAGAGAGATAACCAGCGGTATTTTATGGGGGAGCTGTTGGTCCTTCCATATTTGTCCAAATACCCCATCCCTTCTGATGTGAATGCATTGAAAGAAGGAATTGTAAATGA CTATTTTGGGGTTCTAATGGCATATGGTGGCCTGCAAGAT TTCCTAAAAGAGCAAAAACCTGGATATGTAATTCCTCTGGTTCGCTCTCGGTTGCTTCCATTGTATACAGTGCCCTTAACTTCACCATATCTTGTTGCTGCTGTAAACTGGATTATTGGAGAGCTAGCTTCCTGTCTGCCAGAG GAGATGAAAGAAGATATATATACCTCATTGCTGAAGGCTCTAGCAATGCCAGATAACGAAAATATTCCTTGCCATCCTGTTCGTGTATCTGCGGCTGGGGCAATTTCGGAGCTTCTTGAA aatGAATATCTACCACCTAAGTGGCTTCCTCTTCTTCAAGTTGTGATTAGTAGGATAGATATGGAGGAGGAAGAGACATCAATCTTATTTCAACTTCTCAGCTCCATGGTGGAGGCTGGTGATGAAAATGTTGCAGATCATATTCCATACATGGTTTCATCATTAGCTGGACTTCTATCAAAGTTTATTCATCCTGGTTTGGAGTCATGGCCTCAA GTGCTTGAGAAGGGCTTTGCAGCATTAGCAGTAATGGCTCAATCCTGGGAGAACGCCGTGCCTGAAGACAGTGAGCAGATTGGATCAAGCTCAAAAGGAAAATGGGTATCTGGTCAAGCTACCATTGGTATAGCTTTGTCGGCTCTTCTGCAACAGACTTGGCTTATGCCCATGCAACCAGTG GATCAAAACGATCAGGTTTCTCCAACTCCAACATGTATGGATGATTTATCAACACTGCTGCGCTCCGTAATTGTTTCTGTTACTGGGAGTGATGTAATGCTACAACTTAAGCTGTCTGAGTTAATTTTAGCTTGGGCTGATCTGATTGCTGACTGGCATGCCTGGGAAGAATCTGAAGATTTATCAATCTTTGACTGCATTAGGGAAGTTGTTAACCTGAACAGTAAGTATGGACTGAAGGATTTTGTCAGTAGACAAATGCCTTCACCTCCTGCTCCACCTGTGCCATTGCAATCTATTATTGAAGGAATTGGTGCTTTTATTAGTGAGGCTATTCGACAGTATCCATCTGCAACATGGAGAGCTTGCTCATGCGTCCATATGCTACTGCATGTCCCATGCTACCCAACTGAAACAGAAGTAAAGCAGTCGCTTTCAGTTTATTTTTGTCAAGCTGCATTTTCTCATTTCAAGGAAGTTCAGAGCAAGCCTTGTCCACTTTGGAAGCCTTTGTTGCTTGTTATATCATCGTGCTATTTGTGTTATCCTGATATTGTGGAGAGAATTTTAGAAAAAGATGTGAAAGGAGGATTCAGGATTTGGGGATCTGCACTTGCATCTGTATGCACTGGTTCTTTTGAACCTGGTCTGCTGGCGAAGTCTGAGATAAAGTTAGCAG TCATGACACTGGCCAAGATAATTGAACAGCTTCTAGGACAAGAGAATTCAGGTGGTTTATTAAGTGAATGCTTTAATTCGTTGATGGAGGCATCTGTGCGGTTAAAAGAAGTGCAAGAAGAAACAGAAGACGAAGAAGACAATGGGGAAGCTGaaggtgaagaagaagaagacgagGATGAAGACGATGACTATGATGATGAG GATTCCGAGGAAGATGAACATGAAGAAACAGAAGAAGAGTTTCTAGAACGATATGCAAAAGCAGCGGTGGCCTTGGACAACGGACTTGAGGTTGAGGAGGGGGACTTGGAAGATCAAGAGCATGATATTGAACTGG GAGTGTTAGAAAAAGTGGATGAGAAGAAAATGATATGCTCAATGACAGAGAGATCCCGTCATTTTCTGAGTCAAGGACTAGCACATGGATTGTCAAAGCAGATAACGACAGATTTCCTGTCTGCTTTTCCGGAGTGCAGTAAATTCTTCTTTTATTAA
- the LOC126669649 gene encoding 1-Cys peroxiredoxin: MPGLTLGDTIPNLEVQTTHGVFKLHDHIDTWTILFSHPGDFTPVCTTELGKMAAYAQQFADKGVKLLGLSCDDVASHAEWIKDIEAFTPGSKVTYPIIADPNRQIIHQLNMVDADEKDPSGNNVPSRALHIVGPDKKIKLSFLYPASTGRNMDEVMRVVESLQRASKHKVATPADWKPGEAVVISPSVSNEEAKKMFPQGFKTADLPSKKDYLRFVNVD; encoded by the exons ATGCCAGGCCTTACTCTTGGTGATACGATCCCAAATCTTGAAGTTCAAACCACTCATGGAGTCTTCAAGCTCCATGATCACATAGATACCTGGACCATTCTTTTCTCCCACCCAG GTGATTTCACGCCAGTTTGTACCACTGAACTGGGAAAAATGGCTGCTTATGCTCAGCAATTCGCTGACAAAGGAGTGAAGTTGTTGGGTTTGTCCTGCGATGATGTTGCTTCTCATGCTGAGTGGATCAAGGACATTGAAGCATTCACT CCTGGAAGCAAGGTGACGTATCCGATTATTGCAGATCCTAACCGTCAGATCATTCATCAACTGAACATGGTGGATGCAGATGAGAAAGATCCCTCGGGGAACAATGTTCCGTCTCGAGCCCTGCATATCGTAGGTCCTGATAAGAAG ATAAAGCTGAGCTTTCTGTATCCGGCAAGTACTGGCCGGAATATGGATGAGGTGATGAGGGTGGTGGAATCTCTGCAGAGAGCATCAAAGCACAAAGTTGCAACTCCGGCCGACTGGAAACCAGGGGAGGCGGTGGTGATATCTCCTAGTGTCTCAAATGAAGAGGCGAAAAAGATGTTTCCTCAGGGTTTCAAAACGGCTGATCTTCCTTCCAAGAAAGATTACCTGCGTTTCGTTAATGTCGATTAG
- the LOC126667218 gene encoding importin beta-like SAD2 homolog isoform X2, translating into MEVQIAQLINDSFNPDVNVVRTATEALDRLSLLPHFPYSLLSVASGGQDQGQRIGAATYFKNFTRRSINKDDPNSKVSKEFKEQLLRTLLQVEASVLKVLVEVFRIIVVAEFVENDFWPELVPDLQSAISNSNLINDNASSQWNTINALTVLCALVRPFQYFLNPKVAKEPVPPQLELITKEILVPILSVFPRLVEKALSSISSMELELEKSLLLICKCTHLTVRSHMPSALVHSVPSFCRNLTGLLDSLSFDCGVTPEDGHLLRLKTGKRSLLIFSALVTRHRKYSDKLMPDIINCALRIVKNSTNISKLDFPSERIISLAFDVISHILETGPGWRLVSPHFSSLLDSAIFPALVLNGKDISEWEEDSEEFIRKNLPSELEEISGWREDLFTARKSAINLLGVISMSRGPPTATSWNGSVTSSKRKKGEKNKRDNQRYFMGELLVLPYLSKYPIPSDVNALKEGIVNDYFGVLMAYGGLQDFLKEQKPGYVIPLVRSRLLPLYTVPLTSPYLVAAVNWIIGELASCLPEEMKEDIYTSLLKALAMPDNENIPCHPVRVSAAGAISELLENEYLPPKWLPLLQVVISRIDMEEEETSILFQLLSSMVEAGDENVADHIPYMVSSLAGLLSKFIHPGLESWPQVLEKGFAALAVMAQSWENAVPEDSEQIGSSSKGKWVSGQATIGIALSALLQQTWLMPMQPVDQNDQVSPTPTCMDDLSTLLRSVIVSVTGSDVMLQLKLSELILAWADLIADWHAWEESEDLSIFDCIREVVNLNSKYGLKDFVSRQMPSPPAPPVPLQSIIEGIGAFISEAIRQYPSATWRACSCVHMLLHVPCYPTETEVKQSLSVYFCQAAFSHFKEVQSKPCPLWKPLLLVISSCYLCYPDIVERILEKDVKGGFRIWGSALASVCTGSFEPGLLAKSEIKLAASRTREFRWFIK; encoded by the exons atggagGTTCAAATTGCTCAGCTGATAAACGACTCGTTCAATCCCGATGTCAACGTCGTTCGCACGGCTACTGAAGCGCTAGATCGCCTCTCTCTCCTCCCTCACTTCCCCTACTCCCTCCTCTCAGTTGCCTCAG GAGGTCAAGATCAAGGTCAAAGAATCGGTGCTGCTACATATTTTAAGAATTTCACTAGAAGAAGCATCAATAAGGATGATCCTAATTCAAAAGTTAGTAAAGAGTTTAAGGAGCAGCTTTTGAGAACTTTACTTCAAGTGGAAGCTTCAGTTCTAAAAGTCTTAGTTGAAGTG TTTCGAATCATTGTTGTCGCTGAGTTTGTTGAGAACGATTTTTGGCCTGAACTTGTACCTGATTTGCAATCTGCTATTAGTAATAGTAATCTTATTAACGATAATGCAAGTAGTCAGTGGAATACTATTAATGCGCTCACAGTTCTTTGTGCTCTGGTCAGACCTTTCCAG TATTTTCTGAACCCCAAGGTTGCTAAGGAGCCAGTGCCGCCGCAGTTAGAGCTAATCACCAAAGAGATTCTTGTGCCCATCTTATCTGTATTCCCTCGCCTCGTTGAAAAG GCATTATCTAGCATCAGTAGCATGGAGCTGGAACTGGAAAAGAGCCTGCTTCTTATATGCAAATGCACACACTTAACT gtTAGGTCACATATGCCATCTGCATTAGTACATTCTGTACCCTCATTTTGCCGGAATTTGACCGGGCTTCTTGATTCCTTGAGCTTTGATTGTGGTGTTACTCCAGAAGATGGCCACCTGCTAAGACTAAAGACTGGAAAAAGGAGTTTGCTCATATTTTCTGCTCTAGTTACCAGACATCGCAAATATTCTGACAA GTTAATGCCAGACATCATTAACTGTGCTCTGAGGATTGTAAAAAATAGCACAAATATCAGt AAGCTTGATTTTCCGTCGGAGAGGATTATTTCACTGGCTTTTGATGTAATTTCCCATATTCTGGAGACGGGCCCG GGATGGAGATTGGTTTCACCCCATTTCTCGTCTTTGTTGGACTCTGCAATCTTCCCAGCGCTAGTCCTGAATGGAAAG GATATTTCAGAATGGGAAGAAGATTCTGAAGAGTTCATACGAAAGAATCTTCCGTCAGAACTT GAAGAAATTTCTGGGTGGAGGGAGGATCTGTTCACAGCTAGAAAGAGTGCAATAAACCTGCTTGGTGTTATTTCAATGTCAAGG GGGCCTCCCACAGCAACCTCTTGGAATGGTTCAGTCACATCCTCTAAACGTAAGAAGGGTGAAAAGAACAAGAGAGATAACCAGCGGTATTTTATGGGGGAGCTGTTGGTCCTTCCATATTTGTCCAAATACCCCATCCCTTCTGATGTGAATGCATTGAAAGAAGGAATTGTAAATGA CTATTTTGGGGTTCTAATGGCATATGGTGGCCTGCAAGAT TTCCTAAAAGAGCAAAAACCTGGATATGTAATTCCTCTGGTTCGCTCTCGGTTGCTTCCATTGTATACAGTGCCCTTAACTTCACCATATCTTGTTGCTGCTGTAAACTGGATTATTGGAGAGCTAGCTTCCTGTCTGCCAGAG GAGATGAAAGAAGATATATATACCTCATTGCTGAAGGCTCTAGCAATGCCAGATAACGAAAATATTCCTTGCCATCCTGTTCGTGTATCTGCGGCTGGGGCAATTTCGGAGCTTCTTGAA aatGAATATCTACCACCTAAGTGGCTTCCTCTTCTTCAAGTTGTGATTAGTAGGATAGATATGGAGGAGGAAGAGACATCAATCTTATTTCAACTTCTCAGCTCCATGGTGGAGGCTGGTGATGAAAATGTTGCAGATCATATTCCATACATGGTTTCATCATTAGCTGGACTTCTATCAAAGTTTATTCATCCTGGTTTGGAGTCATGGCCTCAA GTGCTTGAGAAGGGCTTTGCAGCATTAGCAGTAATGGCTCAATCCTGGGAGAACGCCGTGCCTGAAGACAGTGAGCAGATTGGATCAAGCTCAAAAGGAAAATGGGTATCTGGTCAAGCTACCATTGGTATAGCTTTGTCGGCTCTTCTGCAACAGACTTGGCTTATGCCCATGCAACCAGTG GATCAAAACGATCAGGTTTCTCCAACTCCAACATGTATGGATGATTTATCAACACTGCTGCGCTCCGTAATTGTTTCTGTTACTGGGAGTGATGTAATGCTACAACTTAAGCTGTCTGAGTTAATTTTAGCTTGGGCTGATCTGATTGCTGACTGGCATGCCTGGGAAGAATCTGAAGATTTATCAATCTTTGACTGCATTAGGGAAGTTGTTAACCTGAACAGTAAGTATGGACTGAAGGATTTTGTCAGTAGACAAATGCCTTCACCTCCTGCTCCACCTGTGCCATTGCAATCTATTATTGAAGGAATTGGTGCTTTTATTAGTGAGGCTATTCGACAGTATCCATCTGCAACATGGAGAGCTTGCTCATGCGTCCATATGCTACTGCATGTCCCATGCTACCCAACTGAAACAGAAGTAAAGCAGTCGCTTTCAGTTTATTTTTGTCAAGCTGCATTTTCTCATTTCAAGGAAGTTCAGAGCAAGCCTTGTCCACTTTGGAAGCCTTTGTTGCTTGTTATATCATCGTGCTATTTGTGTTATCCTGATATTGTGGAGAGAATTTTAGAAAAAGATGTGAAAGGAGGATTCAGGATTTGGGGATCTGCACTTGCATCTGTATGCACTGGTTCTTTTGAACCTGGTCTGCTGGCGAAGTCTGAGATAAAGTTAGCAG CTTCTAGGACAAGAGAATTCAGGTGGTTTATTAAGTGA